From a region of the Nitrospirota bacterium genome:
- a CDS encoding co-chaperone GroES: MKLKPLKDRVVVSYAEEPEKTSGGIYVPDTAKERPQQGTVEAVGSEVKEVKVGDKVLFDKYTGSKVKVGDSEQLVVKEEDILAIVEG; this comes from the coding sequence ATGAAGCTGAAGCCTCTCAAAGACAGAGTCGTGGTCAGTTACGCCGAGGAACCGGAGAAGACGTCCGGGGGAATCTATGTGCCGGACACCGCCAAGGAGCGTCCCCAGCAGGGTACGGTGGAGGCCGTGGGCTCCGAGGTCAAGGAAGTGAAGGTGGGCGACAAGGTCCTCTTTGACAAGTACACCGGCTCCAAGGTCAAGGTAGGGGACAGCGAGCAGCTCGTGGTAAAGGAAGAAGACATCCTTGCGATAGTCGAGGGATA